In the Perca flavescens isolate YP-PL-M2 chromosome 20, PFLA_1.0, whole genome shotgun sequence genome, one interval contains:
- the htr1d gene encoding 5-hydroxytryptamine receptor 1D, whose protein sequence is MELDNSSLDYFTSNFTEIPDTTTTPPWNKATLLGFQVSLSALLAIVTLATVLSNAFVIATIFLTRKLHTPANFLIGSLAVTDLLVSILVMPISIVYTVSKTWSLGQIVCDIWLSSDITFCTASILHLCVIALDRYWAITDALEYSKRRTMRRAAIMVGVVWVISISISMPPLFWRQAKAHEELTECMVNTDQISYTLYSTFGAFYVPTVLLIILYGRIYVAARSRIFKMPSSSGKRFTTAQLIQTSAGSSLCSLNSASYQEAHLRSGNAGGGEGGGGGSPLFMNSVKVKLADSVLERKRLCAARERKATKTLGIILGAFIVCWLPFFVGTLVMAICKECWFDPVLFDIFTWLGYLNSLINPVIYTVFNDEFKQAFQKLTKFRRCC, encoded by the coding sequence ATGGAGCTGGATAATAGTTCACTGGACTACTTTACCAGCAACTTCACAGAGATTCCTGACACCACAACAACTCCACCCTGGAACAAGGCCACGCTACTCGGCTTCCAGGTCTCCCTGTCTGCACTGTTAGCTATCGTCACTCTGGCTACGGTGCTCTCAAACGCCTTTGTCATCGCCACCATCTTTTTAACCAGGAAGCTCCACACACCCGCCAACTTCCTGATCGGCTCACTCGCCGTCACAGACCTGCTGGTGTCTATTTTAGTCATGCCAATCAGCATCGTCTACACTGTCAGCAAGACCTGGTCGCTGGGACAGATTGTCTGTGACATCTGGCTGTCGTCTGATATCACCTTCTGCACGGCCTCCATCTTGCACCTGTGTGTGATCGCATTGGACCGCTACTGGGCCATCACAGACGCCCTGGAGTACTCGAAACGCCGCACCATGCGTCGGGCAGCAATCATGGTTGGGGTGGTGTGGGTGATCTCCATATCGATTTCCATGCCTCCACTTTTCTGGCGGCAAGCCAAAGCCCACGAGGAGCTGACGGAGTGCATGGTCAATACAGATCAGATCTCTTACACCCTATACTCCACCTTCGGCGCATTCTACGTCCCCACAGTGCTGCTCATCATCCTCTATGGACGGATCTATGTTGCGGCCCGCTCCCGCATCTTTAAGATGCCATCTTCCTCAGGGAAACGTTTCACCACAGCACAGCTCATCCAGACCTCTGCAGgctcctctctctgttctcttaATTCTGCCTCCTACCAGGAAGCACACCTACGCTCTGGCAATGCGGGGGGTGgggaaggaggagggggaggatcGCCTCTATTCATGAATAGCGTTAAAGTGAAGCTGGCAGACAGCGTGCTGGAGAGGAAACGGCTGTGTGCAGCTCGGGAGAGGAAAGCAACCAAGACACTGGGCATCATCCTGGGCGCTTTCATTGTCTGTTGGCTCCCCTTCTTTGTGGGCACGCTCGTCATGGCCATATGTAAAGAGTGCTGGTTTGATCCAGTGCTTTTTGATATATTTACCTGGCTGGGATACCTGAACTCCCTGATCAATCCTGTTATCTACACCGTATTCAACGATGAGTTCAAACAGGCTTTCCAAAAACTCACTAAATTCAGACGatgctgctga